The following are encoded together in the SAR86 cluster bacterium genome:
- a CDS encoding inositol monophosphatase family protein → MEAKVNIALEAARKGSKELLWFLDQLDKLDVIEKGPADYVTQVDVKVESIIIEELQKTFPDHNYISEEAGEIKGSSDEEEYTWIIDPLDGTTNYIHGFPYFAISIACLKKEKLQHAVVIDVTRHEEYTASRGKGCFLNDKRVRVSNRKDLKGALLSNSSHESALDTFRHDNIATFRALYSHGLTIRRTGSAVLDIANVAAGRLDAFWGSGLKSWDLAAGALLVQEAGGLVSNFQGENNFLKGGNIICSTTKCFKPMLQSIKPHITQIED, encoded by the coding sequence ATGGAAGCAAAAGTTAATATCGCTTTAGAAGCAGCTAGAAAAGGAAGCAAGGAACTATTGTGGTTCCTTGATCAATTAGATAAGTTAGACGTCATTGAAAAAGGACCTGCGGATTATGTCACGCAAGTAGATGTTAAAGTTGAGTCAATTATTATTGAAGAGCTTCAAAAGACTTTTCCTGATCATAATTATATTTCTGAAGAAGCGGGAGAGATAAAAGGTTCATCTGATGAAGAAGAATATACCTGGATCATTGATCCGTTAGATGGAACAACGAACTATATTCATGGATTTCCGTACTTTGCAATCTCTATTGCCTGCTTAAAAAAAGAAAAGCTACAACACGCAGTTGTCATCGATGTAACAAGGCATGAAGAATATACGGCAAGCAGAGGAAAGGGATGCTTCTTGAATGATAAAAGAGTAAGGGTTAGTAACAGAAAGGATCTAAAAGGAGCTTTGTTGAGTAACTCTTCTCATGAATCAGCACTAGATACATTTAGACATGACAATATTGCCACTTTTAGAGCTCTATACTCTCATGGTTTAACAATCAGAAGAACCGGCTCTGCTGTTCTTGATATAGCAAATGTAGCTGCCGGAAGGTTAGATGCTTTTTGGGGAAGTGGCCTAAAATCATGGGATCTAGCGGCAGGCGCTTTATTAGTTCAAGAAGCTGGCGGGCTAGTAAGTAATTTTCAAGGAGAAAATAATTTTCTGAAAGGGGGCAATATCATATGCTCCACTACTAAATGCTTCAAACCTATGTTGCAGTCTATAAAACCACACATAACTCAAATCGAAGATTAA
- the secF gene encoding protein translocase subunit SecF, translating to MKKIDFMSLRKIALSVSISLMILSLGSLIFKQLNLGLDFTGGTLVELHYPEPANVESIRKTLSDSGFEEVEVATFGSNQDVLIKLAGFASDQLGTQITDALRSDIAGQEIILRRNEYVGPQIGSELRDDGGSAMLLALFLMMIYIAFRFQSKFALAAVLALIHDVLLVFGIFSLFEFNFDLTVLAAVLAVIGYSLNDSIVVSDRIRENFRKMRDEDPIFVINQSLNQTLGRTLITSLTTLLVLFSLYFLGGELIKSFSLALIVGVIIGTYSSIYILSNVLIVTKFKSDDLFSENTEEDTNPLP from the coding sequence ATGAAAAAAATAGATTTTATGTCCTTGAGGAAAATAGCGCTTAGCGTTTCCATTTCCTTAATGATTTTATCTTTAGGTTCTTTAATCTTTAAGCAACTTAATTTGGGGCTAGATTTTACTGGAGGTACTCTTGTCGAGCTCCATTATCCAGAGCCAGCGAATGTAGAGTCTATAAGAAAAACTTTGAGCGATTCTGGGTTTGAGGAAGTTGAAGTGGCCACATTTGGATCAAATCAAGATGTGCTTATAAAGTTGGCTGGATTTGCGTCCGATCAACTAGGTACCCAGATAACAGATGCCTTGAGATCTGATATTGCCGGTCAAGAGATCATCTTAAGAAGGAATGAATATGTAGGTCCTCAAATAGGAAGCGAATTGAGAGATGATGGTGGATCCGCTATGTTGTTAGCTCTTTTTTTGATGATGATATATATCGCTTTTAGATTTCAATCTAAATTTGCTTTAGCCGCGGTATTGGCTCTAATACATGATGTTTTATTAGTCTTCGGAATATTTTCATTATTTGAATTTAATTTTGATTTAACAGTTTTAGCTGCAGTTCTGGCAGTTATCGGTTACTCCTTGAATGACTCGATTGTTGTATCTGATAGGATTAGAGAGAATTTTAGGAAGATGAGAGATGAAGATCCAATTTTTGTTATTAACCAATCTTTGAATCAGACCTTGGGCAGAACTTTGATAACTTCTTTAACAACCCTTTTAGTACTTTTTTCGCTTTATTTTCTAGGTGGTGAGTTAATAAAAAGCTTCTCATTGGCATTAATCGTTGGCGTTATAATTGGAACCTATTCATCCATCTATATTCTTTCCAATGTTTTGATAGTAACTAAATTTAAATCCGATGATTTATTTAGTGAAAATACAGAAGAAGATACAAACCCTCTACCTTAA
- a CDS encoding ABC transporter ATP-binding protein encodes MDKKLIIKARNVKKKYDNDNALSNFDLDVYSGQILGLIGPNGAGKSTFLHSVLGLVETEGDLEVLGLSPTKNRHDLLKKVCSITDVAVLPKWMKVKELLTYVDGVHPRFDLAKARSILANTNIKSNSKIKTLSRGMVVQLHLSIVMAIDAELLVLDEPTLGLDLVYRKEFYSQLIDDYFDGNKTILISTHQVEEIEGVLSDVVFLDQGKIIMTDSIENINERYLELRPKASMIEQAEKLGPVHIRNDLGRPVHIFENVQESALSELGEVRPPVIADLFMALMENKKSLEKTQ; translated from the coding sequence GTGGATAAGAAATTAATCATTAAAGCTAGAAACGTTAAAAAGAAGTACGATAACGACAATGCGCTCTCAAATTTTGACTTAGATGTTTATTCAGGACAGATTTTAGGACTAATTGGTCCAAACGGAGCAGGTAAATCTACTTTTCTACATAGCGTTTTAGGGTTGGTAGAAACAGAAGGTGATTTAGAAGTATTGGGTCTCTCTCCAACAAAAAATAGGCATGATCTTTTAAAGAAAGTTTGCTCTATTACCGATGTAGCTGTTCTTCCGAAGTGGATGAAAGTAAAGGAATTATTGACTTACGTTGATGGCGTTCATCCAAGGTTTGATCTAGCCAAAGCGAGAAGCATATTAGCTAATACTAATATTAAATCTAATTCTAAGATTAAGACCCTTTCAAGGGGCATGGTAGTGCAACTTCATTTATCCATTGTGATGGCTATAGATGCTGAACTTTTAGTATTAGATGAGCCTACTTTAGGTCTAGATTTAGTCTATAGAAAAGAATTCTACTCACAACTCATAGATGATTATTTTGATGGCAATAAGACCATCTTAATCAGCACACACCAAGTAGAAGAGATAGAGGGAGTTTTATCAGATGTTGTTTTTCTTGATCAGGGAAAAATTATCATGACCGATTCCATAGAAAATATCAATGAGAGGTATTTAGAACTCAGACCCAAGGCTAGCATGATTGAACAGGCTGAAAAATTAGGCCCGGTCCATATAAGAAATGACTTAGGCAGGCCGGTGCATATATTTGAAAATGTTCAAGAATCTGCATTGAGCGAGCTAGGAGAAGTAAGGCCGCCAGTTATTGCTGATTTATTTATGGCTTTAATGGAAAATAAAAAGTCATTGGAGAAAACCCAATGA
- a CDS encoding RNA methyltransferase produces MLSEVEQFNLFNRFTSFVLINTSHPGNIGASARAIKNMGFNNLTLLNPKDFPNDIATYRAKAAIDVVNSARVAQSLDEVIQDCNFIVGTSARNRKIPWPLKEPKEATKEIIDRVINKKQKVAILFGREDRGLTNEELGRCNLHIHIPTSEEYSSLNLSQAVQIISYELRLAIKEVISKDPKQEWDVPIATDQEIELLLNHIDDLMLELDFYDPKNPRKLLERVRRLFKRTDLDTMESSILRGVIASIQEKLKN; encoded by the coding sequence ATGTTATCCGAAGTTGAGCAGTTTAATCTTTTTAACCGATTCACAAGTTTTGTATTAATTAATACTTCCCACCCTGGCAATATAGGAGCTTCAGCTAGAGCCATAAAGAACATGGGGTTCAATAATTTAACTTTATTAAATCCTAAGGATTTTCCAAATGACATAGCTACTTATAGAGCCAAGGCAGCTATAGACGTGGTAAATTCAGCTAGAGTAGCTCAATCTCTAGACGAAGTTATTCAGGATTGCAATTTTATTGTAGGTACGAGTGCTAGAAATAGAAAAATTCCTTGGCCATTAAAAGAGCCTAAAGAGGCAACTAAAGAAATTATTGATCGAGTTATTAACAAAAAACAAAAAGTGGCTATTCTGTTTGGAAGGGAGGACAGGGGGCTAACCAATGAAGAATTGGGTAGATGCAATCTTCATATTCATATTCCTACTAGCGAAGAATACTCTTCTTTGAATTTGTCCCAAGCAGTCCAAATAATCTCTTATGAATTACGATTGGCCATAAAGGAAGTAATTAGCAAAGATCCCAAACAAGAATGGGATGTTCCAATCGCAACAGATCAAGAAATAGAATTATTACTCAACCATATTGATGACTTAATGCTGGAACTTGATTTCTACGATCCTAAAAATCCAAGAAAGCTGTTAGAAAGAGTAAGACGCCTGTTTAAAAGAACAGATTTAGATACTATGGAGTCAAGTATCTTAAGGGGAGTGATTGCTTCTATTCAAGAGAAATTAAAGAATTAA
- a CDS encoding GntR family transcriptional regulator: MHWNSDQPIYQQVRDHVVSLIIDGVLTTGDPIPSVRQMAVEGGVNPLTVSKAYQELVDLKIVEKRRGLGMFIIESAKNQLIKLERDKFLKGDWPAAVRKAEQLDIDILDLVQKRKKSG, translated from the coding sequence ATGCACTGGAATAGCGATCAACCCATTTATCAGCAAGTACGTGATCATGTCGTTTCACTTATTATAGATGGAGTGCTAACTACTGGAGACCCGATACCCTCAGTCAGGCAAATGGCCGTAGAGGGTGGTGTTAATCCCCTGACAGTATCAAAGGCCTATCAAGAGCTTGTCGATTTGAAGATCGTCGAAAAAAGACGAGGGTTAGGAATGTTTATCATTGAATCTGCAAAAAACCAGTTGATTAAATTGGAACGAGATAAGTTTCTTAAGGGAGATTGGCCAGCCGCAGTCAGAAAAGCAGAGCAATTGGATATTGATATTCTTGACTTAGTTCAAAAGAGGAAAAAAAGTGGATAA